A single region of the Manihot esculenta cultivar AM560-2 chromosome 12, M.esculenta_v8, whole genome shotgun sequence genome encodes:
- the LOC110628080 gene encoding RNA-binding protein Musashi homolog 1 isoform X1, whose protein sequence is MERKLVVLGIPWEVDTEGLREYMSKFGELEDCIVMKERSSGRSRGFGYVTFASAEDAKNALSSEHFLGNRMLEVKVATPKEEMRAPAKKVTRIFVARIPPSVTEAAFRRSLNMMMADKFFHFEKYGDIIDLYMPKDHSSKTHRGIGFITFSSADSVDSLMVDTHELGGSTVVVDRATPKEDDFRPVGRMAHVGYGAYNAYISAATRYAALGAPTLYDHPGPMYGREPARGMGKKIFVGRLPQEATAEDLRLYFGRFGHILDVYVPKDPKRSGHRGFGFVTFAEDGVADRVSRRSHEICGHQVAIDSATPIDDAGPSGNFMMNAAPSFGGYGGPMRNFGRMYGSLDFDDWGYGMGSARPSRADWRYRPY, encoded by the exons ATGGAACGAAAGCTTGTG GTTTTGGGTATTCCGTGGGAGGTGGATACAGAGGGTTTGAGGGAATATATGAGCAAATTTGGAGAATTGGAAGATTGTATTGTCATGAAG GAGCGGTCATCAGGTCGCTCACGGGGGTTTGGATACGTAACGTTTGCATCAGCTGAAGATGCAAAG AATGCATTATCAAGTGAACACTTTCTTGGAAATAGAATGCTGGAAGTTAAAGTGGCCACACCAAAG GAGGAGATGAGAGCACCTGCAAAGAAAGTGACAAGGATATTTGTGGCAAGGATTCCACCATCTGTGACTGAAGCAGCCTTTCGAAGGTCATTGAATATGATGATGGCCGACAAATTCTT TCATTTTGAGAAATATGGCGATATAATAGATCTGTACATGCCAAAG GATCATAGCTCAAAAACACATCGTGGAATTGGATTTATCACATTTTCTAGTGCAG ATTCTGTGGATAGTTTGATGGTTGATACTCATGAACTGGGAGGTTCTACTGTAGTTGTAGATCGAGCAACACCCAAG GAAGATGATTTCAGGCCAGTTGGAAGAATGGCACATGTTGGATACGGTGCATACAATGCTTATATCTCTGCAGCTACTAGATATGCTGCACTTGGTGCTCCTACCTTGTATGACCATCCAGGTCCAATGTATGGAA GGGAACCTGCTAGAGGAATGGGCAAAAAGATTTTTGTTGGCAGGCTTCCTCAGGAAGCAACTGCTGAAGATTTGCGCCTGTATTTCGGTAGATTTGGTCATATATTAGATGTTTATGTTCCAAAG GATCCTAAGAGATCTGGCCATAGAGGTTTTGGATTTGTAACATTTGCTGAAGATGGTGTAGCAGATCGTGTTTCTCGAAGGTCTCATGAGATTTGTGGACATCAG GTAGCAATAGATTCAGCAACACCTATTGATGATGCTGGCCCAAGTGGAAATTTCATGATGAATGCTGCTCCCTCTTTTGGGGGTTATGGTGGTCCTATGCGCAACTTTGGTAGGATGTATGGAAGCCTggattttgatgat TGGGGTTATGGAATGGGTAGTGCAAGACCTTCCAGAGCAGATTGGAGGTATAGGCCATACTAA
- the LOC110628080 gene encoding heterogeneous nuclear ribonucleoprotein A1-like 2 isoform X2 codes for MERKLVVLGIPWEVDTEGLREYMSKFGELEDCIVMKERSSGRSRGFGYVTFASAEDAKNALSSEHFLGNRMLEVKVATPKEEMRAPAKKVTRIFVARIPPSVTEAAFRSHFEKYGDIIDLYMPKDHSSKTHRGIGFITFSSADSVDSLMVDTHELGGSTVVVDRATPKEDDFRPVGRMAHVGYGAYNAYISAATRYAALGAPTLYDHPGPMYGREPARGMGKKIFVGRLPQEATAEDLRLYFGRFGHILDVYVPKDPKRSGHRGFGFVTFAEDGVADRVSRRSHEICGHQVAIDSATPIDDAGPSGNFMMNAAPSFGGYGGPMRNFGRMYGSLDFDDWGYGMGSARPSRADWRYRPY; via the exons ATGGAACGAAAGCTTGTG GTTTTGGGTATTCCGTGGGAGGTGGATACAGAGGGTTTGAGGGAATATATGAGCAAATTTGGAGAATTGGAAGATTGTATTGTCATGAAG GAGCGGTCATCAGGTCGCTCACGGGGGTTTGGATACGTAACGTTTGCATCAGCTGAAGATGCAAAG AATGCATTATCAAGTGAACACTTTCTTGGAAATAGAATGCTGGAAGTTAAAGTGGCCACACCAAAG GAGGAGATGAGAGCACCTGCAAAGAAAGTGACAAGGATATTTGTGGCAAGGATTCCACCATCTGTGACTGAAGCAGCCTTTCGAAG TCATTTTGAGAAATATGGCGATATAATAGATCTGTACATGCCAAAG GATCATAGCTCAAAAACACATCGTGGAATTGGATTTATCACATTTTCTAGTGCAG ATTCTGTGGATAGTTTGATGGTTGATACTCATGAACTGGGAGGTTCTACTGTAGTTGTAGATCGAGCAACACCCAAG GAAGATGATTTCAGGCCAGTTGGAAGAATGGCACATGTTGGATACGGTGCATACAATGCTTATATCTCTGCAGCTACTAGATATGCTGCACTTGGTGCTCCTACCTTGTATGACCATCCAGGTCCAATGTATGGAA GGGAACCTGCTAGAGGAATGGGCAAAAAGATTTTTGTTGGCAGGCTTCCTCAGGAAGCAACTGCTGAAGATTTGCGCCTGTATTTCGGTAGATTTGGTCATATATTAGATGTTTATGTTCCAAAG GATCCTAAGAGATCTGGCCATAGAGGTTTTGGATTTGTAACATTTGCTGAAGATGGTGTAGCAGATCGTGTTTCTCGAAGGTCTCATGAGATTTGTGGACATCAG GTAGCAATAGATTCAGCAACACCTATTGATGATGCTGGCCCAAGTGGAAATTTCATGATGAATGCTGCTCCCTCTTTTGGGGGTTATGGTGGTCCTATGCGCAACTTTGGTAGGATGTATGGAAGCCTggattttgatgat TGGGGTTATGGAATGGGTAGTGCAAGACCTTCCAGAGCAGATTGGAGGTATAGGCCATACTAA
- the LOC110628079 gene encoding uncharacterized protein LOC110628079 isoform X1 has translation MKKNLISSHSLGTFPSPGGAGNYHDKGWSSERVPHPSVSSRKQITALTPFYSGRTTPSKWEDAERWICSPVLGYGVAQYSQCQPQRRPKSKSGPIVPPGIAYYSNYSPSLQVLDSASVRNFIAHSPFSTGVLMPKGVGIHNEGGIGGRAIVGRSSGGPGWSDLASECSSPNSQDEKLDNINDAENEIARVISRRDMATQMSPEGSVSLSPIGRSSSPPSVPPLQQSENEHPAKLEIREVQVDKKATLISRPAKRGSCTSKKGWPGVQDAYQNATDAHVSSWDVPDASSDFPKLQREEAKITAWENLQKAKAEAAIRKLEMKLEKKRSSSMDNILNKLRMAQIKAQEMRSAISDAQGHQIPKTPHKISFFHRHARLSVLSSCFTHIGAR, from the exons ATGAAGAAGAATCTAATTTCGTCCCACAGTTTAGGCACATTTCCTAGCCCAGGAGGAGCAGGGAACTATCACGACAAGGGATGGAGCTCAGAGCGAGTACCGCATCCATCAGTGAGCAGCAGGAAGCAAATCACTGCCTTGACCCCTTTTTACAGTGGCAGGACAACGCCTTCCAAGTGGGAAGATGCTGAGAGGTGGATATGTAGCCCAGTTCTGGGCTATGGCGTTGCCCAATACTCACAGTGTCAGCCTCAGAGGCGTCCCAAATCCAAGAGTGGACCCATTGTGCCTCCTGGGATTGCATACTATTCTAATTATTCGCCTTCACTGCAGGTTCTTGATAGTGCCTCTGTGAGAAATTTCATAGCTCATTCTCCATTTTCGACTGGAGTTTTGATGCCTAAAGGAGTTGGTATTCATAATGAAGGTGGTATTGGTGGGCGAGCTATTGTGGGACGTTCGTCTGGTGGACCTGGTTGGTCAGATTTGGCTAGCGAGTGTTCATCACCCAATTCTCAAG ATGAGAAGCTTGATAACATCAATGATGCAGAAAACGAAATTGCTCGTGTCATTTCAAGGAGGGATATGGCAACACAGATGAGCCCTGAGGGTAGCGTCAGCTTATCTCCCATAGGGAGGTCCTCCTCTCCTCCCTCTGTCCCTCCTTTACAACAAAGTGAGAATGAGCATCCTGCTAAATTGGAAATCAGAGAGGTGCAAGTAGACAAAAAAGCCACCCTGATCAGTAGACCTGCAAAGCGTGGTTCTTGCACAAGTAAAAAAGGGTGGCCAGGAGTTCAGGACGCTTATCAAAATGCTACAGATGCTCACGTTTCGTCTTGGGATGTTCCAGATGCATCATCAGACTTTCCCAA GTTGCAAAGGGAGGAAGCCAAGATCACAGCATGGGAGAACTTGCAGAAGGCTAAAGCAGAGGCAGCAATACGAAAACTTGAG ATGAAACTGGAAAAGAAGAGATCATCATCAATGGACAATATTTTGAATAAGCTGAGAATGGCTCAGATCAAAGCTCAGGAAATGAGAAGCGCAATATCAGATGCACAGGGTCATCAAATTCCAAAGACACCCCACAAGATTTCTTTCTTTCACAGGCATGCAAGGTTGAGTGTCTTGAGCAGTTGCTTCACTCACATTGGAGCAAGGTAG
- the LOC110628079 gene encoding uncharacterized protein LOC110628079 isoform X2: MKKNLISSHSLGTFPSPGGAGNYHDKGWSSERVPHPSVSSRKQITALTPFYSGRTTPSKWEDAERWICSPVLGYGVAQYSQCQPQRRPKSKSGPIVPPGIAYYSNYSPSLQVLDSASVRNFIAHSPFSTGVLMPKGVGIHNEGGIGGRAIVGRSSGGPGWSDLASECSSPNSQDEKLDNINDAENEIARVISRRDMATQMSPEGSVSLSPIGRSSSPPSVPPLQQSENEHPAKLEIREVQVDKKATLISRPAKRGSCTSKKGWPGVQDAYQNATDAHVSSWDVPDASSDFPKLQREEAKITAWENLQKAKAEAAIRKLEVICILRLCDETGKEEIIINGQYFE, encoded by the exons ATGAAGAAGAATCTAATTTCGTCCCACAGTTTAGGCACATTTCCTAGCCCAGGAGGAGCAGGGAACTATCACGACAAGGGATGGAGCTCAGAGCGAGTACCGCATCCATCAGTGAGCAGCAGGAAGCAAATCACTGCCTTGACCCCTTTTTACAGTGGCAGGACAACGCCTTCCAAGTGGGAAGATGCTGAGAGGTGGATATGTAGCCCAGTTCTGGGCTATGGCGTTGCCCAATACTCACAGTGTCAGCCTCAGAGGCGTCCCAAATCCAAGAGTGGACCCATTGTGCCTCCTGGGATTGCATACTATTCTAATTATTCGCCTTCACTGCAGGTTCTTGATAGTGCCTCTGTGAGAAATTTCATAGCTCATTCTCCATTTTCGACTGGAGTTTTGATGCCTAAAGGAGTTGGTATTCATAATGAAGGTGGTATTGGTGGGCGAGCTATTGTGGGACGTTCGTCTGGTGGACCTGGTTGGTCAGATTTGGCTAGCGAGTGTTCATCACCCAATTCTCAAG ATGAGAAGCTTGATAACATCAATGATGCAGAAAACGAAATTGCTCGTGTCATTTCAAGGAGGGATATGGCAACACAGATGAGCCCTGAGGGTAGCGTCAGCTTATCTCCCATAGGGAGGTCCTCCTCTCCTCCCTCTGTCCCTCCTTTACAACAAAGTGAGAATGAGCATCCTGCTAAATTGGAAATCAGAGAGGTGCAAGTAGACAAAAAAGCCACCCTGATCAGTAGACCTGCAAAGCGTGGTTCTTGCACAAGTAAAAAAGGGTGGCCAGGAGTTCAGGACGCTTATCAAAATGCTACAGATGCTCACGTTTCGTCTTGGGATGTTCCAGATGCATCATCAGACTTTCCCAA GTTGCAAAGGGAGGAAGCCAAGATCACAGCATGGGAGAACTTGCAGAAGGCTAAAGCAGAGGCAGCAATACGAAAACTTGAGGTTATATGCATCCTACGATTATGTG ATGAAACTGGAAAAGAAGAGATCATCATCAATGGACAATATTTTGAATAA